The genomic region GGCAGCGGGTGCTGGAGCAGGGCGTGACCATGCGCGAGGCGGAACTGCAGACGATCCGCTTCCTGCAGGACTGGATCGGGCCGAAATCGTCGCCGATGTGCGGCAACTCGATCTGCCAGGACCGCCGCTTCCTGCATCGCTGCATGCCCGAGCTGGAACGCTACTTCCACTACCGCAACCTCGACGTCAGCACCTTGAAGGAGCTCGCCAAGCGCTGGGCGCCGCAGGTCATGGCGGGTATCCACAAGGAATCCGCGCACACCGCGCTCAGCGATGTGCGCGATTCGATCACCGAACTGCGCTATTACCGCACGCGGTTCGGAGAATTCACGGGTTGAACCACGAGGAGACGAGGATGAAAGCGATCACGGCCACCCTGCTGCTGTCGGTGTCTTTCGTCGTCTGTGCCGCGCAGCCCGAACCCGCCACCGCGCCGAAAGTTGCGGAAACCGCCGCGCCCGCGCTGCCGCCGGGCATGAAGCAGTACTGGTTCGTGATGCTGAAGAAAGGCGCGAAGCGCGATCACCCAGCGGAAGAAGCCCGGGCCCTGCAGGCCGGGCACATGGCGAACATCCAGACCTACGCCGACAAAGGCCTGCTGCAGATCGCCGGCCCTTTCATGGATGACGGCGACTGGCGCGGCATCTTCATTCTCGACGTGCCGGATCGCACGGGTGCCGAAGCCATGTGCAACGACGATCCGGCGGTGAAAGCAGGGCGGCTCGTGTGCGAAATCCATCCCTGGTTGTCACAGAAGGGCGCGGCGCTCAAGTAGGGTGGGCCCTGGCCCACCGATGCGAACTTTCCGGCCAGGAATGCAATGATCGGCATGCTGCCTCGATCGTTGTTCGAGGCATACGATACATCGCAATGGTGGGCCAGGGCCCACACTACGTCGCTGTCCGATCATGGACGCAATGATCGGCATGTTGCTTCGATCGCTTTTCGAGACATGTCACGCATTGTGATGGCGGGCCAGCCGCCCCTATGACTCCGATGATGGCGCACCTTCGGCAATAGCCACTTCGCGCATGGTGCTCAGCCATCGCTGCGAAGTTTCGCAAAGTGGAAATGCTTCGATCTGGTCGAGGAAAACCAGCGCATGTTTCCATGTGATGGCGAACTCTCTTCCGCACAGACGATCAAGAACGGTCGGCGCGAGATAACCGCATTCCTCCGGAAGGCCAGTAGCATGTGATGTCAAGTCGATCGGAAAGAAGAGCCAATATTCGCAGCCGTCTGCTCCACGGAAATCGGCGGCCAGCGAGCCGCCATCCCGGATCATTTCGACACTCAAGACATGCGAGATGGCGGGGATCATCCGCGCTTCCGCCAAGAAGTATCAACCCGCTTTCGACTTCGCCAACCGCAACCACGTATCGACCACGGTGTCCGGGTTCAGCGACACCGATTCGATGCCTTCCTGCATCAGCCATTCGGCGAGATCGGGGTGGTCGCTGGGGCCCTGGCCGCAGATGCCGATGTACTTGCCTTTGCGCTTCGCGGCCTGGATCGCCATCGACAGCATCTTCTTGACCGCCGGGTCGCGTTCGTCGAACAGATTGGCGACGATCGCCGAATCGCGGTCCAGGCCCAGCGTCAGCTGGGTCATGTCGTTGGAGCCGATCGAGAAACCGTCGAAGATATCGAGGAATTCGTCGGCCAGCAGCGCGTTCGACGGCACTTCGCACATCATGATGATCTTCAGTCCAGCCTTGCCTTGTTCCAGGCCGTTCTCTTTCAGCACTTCGATCACCTTGCGGCCTTCGCCGAGCGTGCGCACGAACGGAATCATCACCCAGCAGTTGTCGAGGCCCATGGTCTCGCGGACCTTGCGTACCGCCCGGCATTCCAGCGCGAACGCATCGCGGAACGACGGATCGACGTAGCGACTGGCGCCGCGGAAACCGATCATCGGGTTCTCTTCGTGCGGCTCGTAGCGCGCGCCGCCGATGAGGTTGGCGTATTCGTTCGATTTGAAATCGGAGAGACGCACGATCACCGGGTTCGGCGCGACCGATGCGGTGATGGTGGCGATGCCCTCGGCGAGACGGTCGACGTAGAAATCGACCGGACTGGCGTAACCCGCCATCTTCGCGTCGA from Lysobacter sp. harbors:
- the orn gene encoding oligoribonuclease, with protein sequence MRFDGRLIWIDLEMTGLDTDHDSVIEIATIVTDANLNVLAEGPQFAITHDLATLEAMDDWNRNQHRRSGLWQRVLEQGVTMREAELQTIRFLQDWIGPKSSPMCGNSICQDRRFLHRCMPELERYFHYRNLDVSTLKELAKRWAPQVMAGIHKESAHTALSDVRDSITELRYYRTRFGEFTG